In a single window of the Rhodothermales bacterium genome:
- a CDS encoding ligase-associated DNA damage response exonuclease has product MVTTESRQPLLTVNRNGLYCDAGRFYIDPQRAVARAIITHGHSDHARPGSKAYLSSPSCAPILRERLGKTAPIQTVEFGETVVMNGVSVSLHPAGHILGSAQIRVEYRGEVWVVTGDYKTEADSTCEAFEQVMCDTLVTECTFGLPIYRWPDPSVVTDDINQWWRTNRDRGVTSVLLGYSLGKAQRLIAGLDPSIGPIYCHPAVERMNNLYREQGRLDAETIDLENAAVPSRWSDGIVVTPNVPADSPAFSRLGPTSVAFASGWMAIRSRRRQRGSDRGFVVSDHVDWPSLIEVIKGSGCSRVLATHGYTRQLCRWLNENGTSAAPLEENAERDSKIVTIDEEASA; this is encoded by the coding sequence ATGGTTACCACGGAATCCCGGCAACCCTTACTCACCGTAAACCGAAACGGTCTGTACTGTGATGCGGGTCGATTCTATATCGATCCGCAGCGCGCAGTGGCCAGGGCGATCATCACACACGGCCACTCCGATCACGCTCGTCCCGGCTCGAAGGCTTACCTCTCATCTCCGTCCTGTGCGCCGATACTTCGCGAGCGCCTGGGCAAAACTGCACCGATCCAAACAGTGGAATTTGGCGAGACGGTTGTCATGAACGGCGTCTCCGTCTCCCTGCATCCGGCCGGACATATTCTGGGGTCCGCGCAGATTCGGGTCGAATACAGGGGTGAGGTGTGGGTCGTGACAGGCGACTACAAGACCGAGGCGGACTCCACGTGTGAAGCGTTTGAACAGGTCATGTGCGACACGCTCGTCACGGAGTGTACGTTCGGATTGCCGATCTACAGATGGCCAGACCCTTCGGTGGTCACGGACGACATCAACCAGTGGTGGAGAACCAATCGCGATCGCGGCGTCACCAGCGTGCTTCTCGGATACAGCCTCGGCAAAGCACAGAGGCTCATCGCAGGGCTGGATCCGTCGATCGGGCCCATCTACTGTCACCCGGCGGTGGAGCGTATGAACAATCTGTACCGCGAGCAGGGCAGACTGGATGCAGAGACCATTGATCTGGAGAATGCTGCCGTGCCATCCCGCTGGTCTGACGGAATCGTTGTGACCCCGAACGTGCCGGCCGATTCGCCGGCGTTCAGTCGTCTTGGACCGACGTCGGTAGCCTTCGCCAGCGGCTGGATGGCAATCCGGAGCCGGCGCCGCCAACGAGGTTCGGATCGAGGGTTTGTTGTGTCGGACCACGTCGACTGGCCGTCTCTGATTGAGGTCATCAAAGGATCGGGCTGTTCGCGAGTTCTGGCGACGCATGGCTACACCAGGCAACTGTGTCGATGGCTCAACGAGAACGGTACGTCCGCCGCGCCGCTCGAAGAAAACGCGGAGCGCGATTCGAAGATCGTGACGATCGACGAAGAGGCGTCTGCGTAA
- a CDS encoding ATP-binding protein: WKKDLADWLYREERVTSFLHPGLGVASDPDESERDFRIRLRDVGREERDNQIEELRGKYERKITTAAERIRKAEQKVDREQEQAESVKMSNYVNIGPTVLSALLGRKAISRSSVGRASTTVRGMSRTSKEKQDVERALEDLSARQEALDELEKELEQEIEDLKERLDPEMGRLETFELKPRRTDVDVHFVALAWVPQ; this comes from the coding sequence CATGGAAAAAGGACCTCGCCGACTGGCTCTATCGAGAGGAGCGGGTCACATCCTTTCTCCATCCGGGACTCGGGGTGGCATCCGATCCTGACGAAAGCGAACGAGATTTTCGGATTCGCCTGCGGGACGTTGGGCGGGAGGAGAGAGACAATCAGATTGAGGAACTTCGGGGGAAATACGAGAGGAAGATCACGACTGCCGCGGAGCGGATTCGCAAGGCGGAACAGAAGGTCGACCGCGAGCAGGAGCAGGCGGAGTCCGTGAAGATGAGCAACTACGTAAACATCGGGCCCACCGTGTTGTCGGCTCTTCTCGGACGAAAGGCTATTAGCCGATCGAGCGTCGGGCGAGCTTCGACCACGGTGCGGGGCATGTCGCGAACTTCCAAAGAGAAGCAGGATGTAGAGCGAGCCCTCGAGGATCTCAGCGCACGCCAGGAAGCTCTCGACGAACTCGAAAAGGAGCTAGAGCAGGAGATTGAGGACCTGAAGGAACGCCTTGATCCTGAAATGGGACGACTCGAAACGTTCGAACTGAAACCACGAAGGACGGACGTCGACGTCCACTTTGTTGCACTGGCGTGGGTGCCGCAGTAG
- a CDS encoding SRPBCC family protein produces MKAVKIILVAILVIFFLLVIVGFLLPAEWEVSESVAIEATPAEVYPHVAEFRQWPAWTAWAAADPDMTYSYSGTETGVGQVTEWSGNQGTGRMEITGVDSLRRIDYYFSMDDNAFGAASSIVLDNVGGETHVTWSSEGDVGGNIAARYFMKVFTPYMSADYQSGLDRLKELAESGRGG; encoded by the coding sequence ATGAAGGCCGTCAAGATTATTCTCGTTGCGATCCTTGTCATCTTCTTTCTTCTGGTGATCGTCGGATTCTTGCTACCCGCTGAATGGGAAGTGAGTGAATCCGTCGCCATTGAGGCGACTCCGGCGGAGGTGTACCCTCACGTTGCAGAGTTTCGTCAGTGGCCCGCGTGGACAGCATGGGCGGCCGCAGATCCCGATATGACGTACTCGTACAGCGGTACTGAAACGGGCGTCGGCCAGGTAACGGAGTGGTCGGGGAATCAAGGGACGGGGCGAATGGAGATCACGGGCGTCGACTCATTGCGCCGCATCGACTACTACTTCTCGATGGACGACAACGCGTTTGGAGCCGCGTCGTCGATTGTTCTGGATAATGTTGGTGGTGAGACACACGTGACGTGGTCGTCCGAGGGCGATGTCGGCGGTAATATTGCGGCACGGTATTTCATGAAGGTGTTTACACCGTACATGTCTGCCGACTACCAGAGCGGGTTGGATCGGCTGAAGGAGCTTGCGGAGTCGGGGAGAGGTGGCTGA